DNA sequence from the Acidobacteriota bacterium genome:
CGAGGACGACGAGGTCGCCGTCCTGCTCCTGCGCGGCGCCGGCGGTGCGTTCTGCTCCGGCCTCGACCTCGGGGAGTTCCGGGCCGACCCGCCGCCGGACTGGATGCCGGACTTCAGCGATCTCTGGCTCGACGTCCACGCGGCACTCTACGACTGCCCGAAGCCGATCGTCGCGGCGCTCGAACGGTTCGCGATCAACGCCGGCTCGGCGCTGGCGCTGGCCGCAGACCTCCTGGTCGCCGGCGAGCAGGCCTTCCTGCACGTCGGCGAGATCCAGATGGGCATGGCGGCGCCGATGAACATGGCGTGGCTGCGCCTCCGCCATCCGGAGACCGTGGCGGCCCGGCTGGCGATCGTCGGCCGGCGCTACACAGGCCCCGAACTCGTCCGGATGGGCGTCGCCGCCGAGGTCGTCGACGACGACGCCGTGCTCGACCGGTCGCGGGAACTTTCTCAGACCATTGCCGGTTATCC
Encoded proteins:
- a CDS encoding enoyl-CoA hydratase/isomerase family protein → MNPSDDPVFSTREGSVTEIVLNRPARRNAVTGPLAEHLHEEIVAATEDDEVAVLLLRGAGGAFCSGLDLGEFRADPPPDWMPDFSDLWLDVHAALYDCPKPIVAALERFAINAGSALALAADLLVAGEQAFLHVGEIQMGMAAPMNMAWLRLRHPETVAARLAIVGRRYTGPELVRMGVAAEVVDDDAVLDRSRELSQTIAGYPAHGIRAIKQTILRGRPATSGREWFESVRGG